From Drosophila suzukii chromosome 2R, CBGP_Dsuzu_IsoJpt1.0, whole genome shotgun sequence, a single genomic window includes:
- the LOC108008184 gene encoding uncharacterized protein, with protein MQLTGFLLCLVSLTKAAVVDFEQEKIRTALPWLYLLAYPGVLSQVPIPRPQDETFTSINSATMKQPQSDEMANSEQSSNLVREQFIQGILQGLQQPGAQAGTPTISPAVLADFIAQVTTTTQKPSVEKDVNAPDNDEDYDYIDFKNGSRIKYDLDDVEQPVNKILQQTTRRPAVARPQSNANVVYYRPPTRYVYYRPIYRPSLYSYRVG; from the coding sequence ATGCAACTAACTGGATTTTTACTGTGTTTAGTATCTCTGACCAAAGCAGCTGTCGTGGACTTTGAGCAGGAGAAAATCCGAACAGCTTTACCATGGCTTTATCTTCTGGCATATCCCGGAGTCCTATCACAGGTTCCCATCCCAAGACCGCAAGATGAGACATTTACCAGCATCAACAGTGCGACCATGAAGCAGCCGCAGTCCGATGAGATGGCTAACTCTGAACAATCAAGCAATTTGGTACGTGAGCAGTTCATTCAAGGAATTCTACAGGGCTTACAGCAGCCAGGTGCTCAAGCCGGAACACCCACAATTTCACCCGCTGTGCTGGCAGACTTTATCGCCCAGGTAACTACTACCACTCAGAAGCCATCGGTGGAGAAAGATGTTAACGCACCCGATAACGATGAAGATTATGACTATATAGACTTTAAAAACGGATCTCGCATCAAATACGACTTGGATGATGTTGAGCAGCCGGTGAACAAAATTCTGCAGCAAACTACAAGACGTCCGGCTGTGGCTCGACCCCAAAGCAATGCCAACGTTGTCTACTATAGACCTCCAACTCGCTACGTATATTATAGGCCTATATATAGGCCTTCTTTGTATTCCTATCGAGTTGGATAA
- the LOC108008994 gene encoding uncharacterized protein, which produces MLFKSLGLLLLLTGQAWCQSISVPIYTFGSIYSALTGGGGGGGGGGGGGGGGGGGGASTSSSDQDAYDALVNHYYNSQLQQYNQAQAAYSAYMYSLYGLYAQEAAASAAATAAQEAAADAAAAAAAANAAAATATTTTTEAPTTTTTAATTTTAATTTTTADPNTSTAVATTAGPVTTSTAVATTAGPATTSTADTTTTTTSTTTTTTTTTEAPSTSTAAAAADTNTTSTAVASARIQTTPLPYPYAPSSLISPYDLHRISSNPIYVRNSAVAESSAQPVPVYNPYDIYRGGQAPPYFVYGKK; this is translated from the coding sequence ATGCTGTTTAAATCCTTGGGATTGCTTCTCCTACTGACTGGTCAGGCCTGGTGTCAGTCCATTAGTGTTCCTATTTACACCTTCGGAAGTATTTACTCGGCTTTAactggaggaggaggtggaggtggaggCGGTGGAGGcggcggtggtggtggcggaggaggaggagcctCAACCAGCAGCAGTGATCAAGATGCGTACGACGCCCTCGTGAATCACTATTACAACAGTCAATTGCAGCAATACAACCAAGCTCAGGCGGCTTACAGCGCGTATATGTATAGTCTGTATGGACTCTATGCGCAAGAGGCAGCGGCATCGGCAGCGGCAACGGCAGCCCAGGAAGCAGCAGCGGATGCAGCAGCGGCGGCTGCAGCGGCGAATGCAGCGGCGGCTACCGCTACTACAACTACTACAGAAGCTCCGACTACAACTACAACTGCAGCTACAACCACGACTGCAGCTACAACAACGACCACAGCAGATCCAAACACTTCAACTGCAGTGGCCACAACGGCAGGACCTGTCACCACCTCGACCGCCGTAGCCACAACGGCAGGACCTGCTACCACCTCCACCGCCGATACCACGACCACGACCACGTCCACAACCACTACCACGACCACGACCACGGAAGCTCCTTCAACTTCTACCGCTGCGGCGGCAGCGGACACGAACACCACTTCTACGGCGGTGGCAAGTGCCAGGATTCAAACCACACCTCTGCCCTATCCCTATGCGCCCAGCTCACTGATCAGTCCCTATGATCTTCACCGCATCAGCTCCAATCCTATTTACGTCCGGAACTCCGCAGTAGCAGAATCTTCAGCTCAGCCCGTGCCTGTATACAATCCATATGATATTTACCGAGGCGGCCAGGCACCTCCTTATTTCGTATACGGAAAGAAGTAG